A genome region from bacterium includes the following:
- a CDS encoding serine/threonine-protein kinase, with translation MIGKSISHYKIIDKLGGGGMGVVYRAEDTRLGRKVALKFLPAEMSQDPQSLERFQREARAASALNHPNICTIYDIDSAIPVDDSDPTSEQSSIHFIVMEMLEGQTLKHRLMEGPVPIDQLLELAIQIVDALDAAHSEGIIHRDIKPANIFITKRGQAKIMDFGLAKLMPAQKATTIGGGISALETAMPESLTSPGMTLGTVAYMSPEQARAEELDARSDLFSFGIVLYEMATGKIAFTGSSNAVVFDAILNKQPPSPLRFNPSLPPELERIIYKTLEKDRDIRCQTAGELRADLKRLKRDSDSSKSAMHTAAFAAATVDSSGSAAAAPTQLSVKPALKTSRWKWLLPICVLAIAIAGFLVYRRPAAKITTPAQVTKISQWNKPIQSVVLSPDGRTIAFGSPVGSVSQVFVMLTSGGDPLQLTNDEGGKEIDSFSPDGREIYYRRSSGRDEAWAVPTLGGTPRRVLSGIELQPSPDGNYYYYLKSDSKGVFRTGKSGLNEEEIYSFDNTTMTPQGLLPYPDNKNLLIATNWPSSAGAQRTYKLDTSTGKIEDLGRIEEIVGSASWLEPGKSVVFGRRVNGIANLWKYELSDRTVTQITFGSGPDFSPMPDPSGKGIYYVNGKISGSLVSYNVKTGNTSEIISQLASQPIISPDGKRVLHIRFIDPGKSEELWVSDIDGRNALKLAFASRMGTGFWSADGSRLIFFARETGEDIRAYIIGVDGRGLTPIELRGQDIQNVTWSADGKHLYATTQEGNKTAIWKTDSDGRNPQRFLENCYAMEATPDGKFLLGVVLSGKDTGIYQIALDSRERILLLPGVQTFLVRMAQDGEAFLYTVPGRGEILFYRQEWKAGKMIGEPKLALHLPFAFPLEFFGNAYDFSSDLSTIVYAKPGGQADLYYMTYSTASR, from the coding sequence ATGATTGGCAAATCGATTTCTCATTACAAGATTATTGACAAGTTGGGTGGTGGTGGAATGGGGGTTGTGTATCGCGCCGAAGATACCAGGCTCGGTCGCAAGGTTGCTCTGAAATTTCTGCCTGCGGAAATGTCGCAGGATCCGCAGTCTCTGGAACGGTTTCAGCGGGAGGCTCGCGCAGCTTCTGCGCTGAATCACCCGAATATTTGCACCATCTACGATATTGATTCAGCAATTCCAGTTGATGATTCGGATCCAACTTCCGAACAGAGTTCAATCCATTTCATTGTGATGGAAATGCTGGAAGGGCAAACTTTGAAGCACCGGCTTATGGAAGGTCCGGTCCCCATCGATCAGTTGTTAGAGCTTGCAATTCAAATCGTTGATGCTCTGGATGCTGCGCATTCGGAAGGAATCATTCACAGAGATATCAAGCCGGCAAACATATTCATTACAAAGCGTGGGCAAGCAAAAATTATGGATTTCGGCCTGGCGAAATTGATGCCGGCACAGAAAGCAACTACCATCGGTGGAGGGATTTCCGCGCTGGAAACTGCGATGCCGGAATCGCTAACCAGTCCCGGCATGACGCTTGGCACCGTCGCTTATATGTCACCCGAACAAGCGCGAGCCGAAGAACTGGATGCTCGCAGCGATTTGTTTTCGTTCGGCATTGTCCTTTACGAAATGGCGACAGGAAAGATCGCGTTCACCGGAAGCAGCAATGCGGTCGTGTTCGATGCAATTCTCAACAAGCAACCACCTTCCCCGTTGCGTTTTAATCCATCGCTTCCTCCGGAGTTGGAGCGAATCATTTATAAAACTCTGGAAAAGGATCGCGACATACGCTGTCAAACCGCGGGAGAGCTGCGCGCAGACTTGAAGAGGCTCAAACGGGATTCTGATTCCTCAAAGTCGGCTATGCATACCGCGGCTTTCGCAGCTGCGACAGTGGATTCTTCAGGCAGCGCCGCAGCAGCTCCAACACAACTCTCAGTAAAACCCGCGCTCAAAACTTCGCGCTGGAAATGGTTACTTCCTATTTGCGTGCTGGCAATTGCAATTGCTGGATTTCTTGTCTATCGCAGGCCTGCCGCAAAAATAACAACACCGGCTCAGGTTACAAAAATCAGCCAGTGGAACAAACCAATTCAATCTGTGGTTTTATCGCCGGATGGAAGGACCATTGCGTTTGGTTCGCCGGTCGGTTCGGTATCACAGGTGTTTGTCATGCTTACATCCGGCGGCGATCCACTTCAACTTACCAACGATGAAGGGGGCAAAGAAATTGATAGCTTTTCTCCGGATGGCAGGGAGATCTATTATCGTCGCAGCAGTGGTCGGGATGAAGCATGGGCCGTTCCCACTTTGGGTGGTACCCCGCGCCGTGTATTATCCGGCATAGAGTTACAACCATCTCCCGATGGAAATTATTACTACTACTTAAAGTCGGACAGTAAAGGAGTATTTCGCACCGGAAAATCCGGACTCAACGAAGAAGAGATCTATTCCTTTGACAATACAACCATGACCCCTCAAGGACTTTTGCCTTATCCTGATAACAAGAATCTGCTCATAGCGACCAACTGGCCAAGTTCCGCTGGAGCGCAACGAACATATAAACTGGACACTTCAACCGGAAAAATTGAAGACCTTGGGCGGATTGAGGAAATCGTAGGAAGCGCATCCTGGTTGGAACCAGGAAAAAGTGTTGTGTTTGGACGCAGAGTCAATGGGATCGCGAATCTTTGGAAATATGAGTTGAGCGATCGGACTGTGACTCAAATTACTTTTGGCTCGGGTCCGGATTTTTCGCCGATGCCGGATCCTTCGGGAAAAGGAATCTATTACGTCAACGGCAAAATATCCGGTTCACTTGTTAGCTACAATGTCAAAACCGGAAACACGTCGGAAATTATTTCACAGCTTGCCAGCCAGCCGATCATCTCACCCGATGGAAAACGTGTCCTCCACATTAGATTCATTGATCCGGGGAAGAGTGAAGAATTATGGGTCTCGGATATTGATGGACGAAATGCACTCAAACTTGCGTTCGCTTCCAGAATGGGAACAGGATTCTGGTCAGCCGATGGATCGCGTCTTATTTTCTTCGCAAGAGAAACCGGTGAAGACATTAGAGCGTATATCATTGGAGTAGATGGCCGCGGACTGACACCCATCGAGTTGAGAGGTCAAGACATTCAGAATGTGACCTGGTCCGCTGATGGTAAGCACCTTTACGCAACCACTCAAGAAGGTAATAAGACCGCTATTTGGAAGACGGACTCTGATGGCAGGAATCCGCAGAGATTCCTGGAAAATTGTTATGCCATGGAAGCAACACCGGATGGAAAATTTCTACTGGGTGTTGTTCTATCCGGTAAGGATACGGGCATCTACCAAATAGCTCTCGATTCGAGGGAACGTATTTTATTGTTGCCGGGCGTTCAGACTTTTTTGGTACGTATGGCACAGGATGGCGAGGCCTTCCTATACACAGTTCCCGGACGTGGTGAGATTCTGTTCTACCGTCAGGAGTGGAAAGCAGGAAAAATGATCGGTGAACCTAAACTCGCGCTGCACTTACCATTCGCGTTTCCGCTGGAATTCTTCGGTAATGCGTATGACTTCTCGTCTGACCTCTCTACGATTGTGTATGCAAAGCCGGGAGGTCAG
- a CDS encoding arylamine N-acetyltransferase — MNITTYFQRINWSGPAIADLETLQKIHLHHATHIPFENLDIQLGKNISLELESLERKMVQNNRGGYCFEQNTLFQAVLTEIGFNVIACEARVRMGRSIVTPRTHMLLIVTLKDGRYLADVGFGGDGLLLPVSMDGNEHDQFLWKYRIVEEGPMMVLQIFRAERWMDLYAFVPQGREPVDFQVASWFTSTHPESRFVQTLTVQQPTPEARFILRNKMFVIDRGDQEETRELKTREELIQTLDRTFGLSFPINTPFRNPIWP, encoded by the coding sequence ATGAATATCACAACATATTTTCAGCGAATCAACTGGAGTGGTCCGGCAATAGCTGATCTGGAGACTTTGCAGAAAATTCATCTACACCATGCAACACACATACCTTTTGAAAATCTTGATATTCAATTGGGAAAAAATATTTCATTGGAACTGGAATCGTTGGAACGGAAGATGGTTCAAAACAACAGAGGCGGTTACTGTTTTGAACAGAACACATTGTTTCAGGCCGTGCTCACTGAAATCGGTTTTAACGTTATTGCGTGTGAAGCCCGCGTAAGGATGGGCAGATCCATAGTGACGCCGCGAACGCACATGCTGCTGATCGTGACTTTGAAGGACGGAAGATATCTTGCGGACGTTGGTTTTGGAGGGGACGGCCTTCTCCTGCCTGTTTCGATGGATGGCAATGAACACGATCAATTCTTGTGGAAGTATCGAATCGTGGAAGAAGGTCCAATGATGGTGTTACAAATATTTCGCGCGGAGCGCTGGATGGACTTATATGCATTCGTTCCCCAAGGGCGTGAACCCGTTGATTTTCAAGTGGCCAGCTGGTTTACAAGCACTCATCCGGAAAGCCGATTTGTGCAGACTCTGACTGTTCAACAGCCTACTCCCGAAGCGCGATTCATATTGCGCAACAAAATGTTTGTCATCGATCGCGGCGACCAAGAAGAAACGCGAGAGCTGAAAACACGGGAAGAGCTGATTCAGACACTGGATCGCACTTTTGGACTTTCTTTTCCCATTAACACTCCTTTCCGCAATCCGATCTGGCCCTGA
- a CDS encoding serine/threonine-protein kinase, which translates to MPVSAGIQIGPYQVLDPLGSGGMGEVYRAKDTRLGRDVAVKVLPRQFASHPERMHRFEQEARAASALNHPAIVTIYDIGTVDTTPYIAMEFVDGKNLHEIIKAGRISLKKVISIASQFVDGLAKAHEAGIVHRDLKPENLMVNGDGFVKILDFGLAKLSYAPTPGTSDVQTETSAGVVMGTAAYMSPEQAAGKLVDFRSDQFSVGSILYEMVTGRKAFAKETAAETMASVIREEPESVSSIDAAIPGPLRWIVERCMAKDPEERYASTRDLARDLQSLRDHFAEIVTSGETRPYLQSSKSSRAAFLFAILTAVILSVAAAIYWAGRKPAQKPVVFRSLTYSGSDSSPAVSPNGELVAFRSDRDGAPKIWLKQLKSGNEIALTDGPDDFPRFSPDGSFLLFIRTEGSVSSLYRVPVLGGEVRKVADDVRSADWSPDGKQIVFIRWVPSRGNLDSHFLTLNPDGSVVRELVVIPQKQLHYARWSPNGACLRKREAE; encoded by the coding sequence ATGCCGGTATCTGCGGGAATCCAAATTGGTCCGTATCAAGTTCTTGACCCGCTCGGTTCAGGGGGAATGGGCGAAGTGTATCGCGCGAAGGATACGAGGCTCGGGCGCGATGTTGCCGTTAAAGTGCTGCCACGACAGTTTGCTTCTCATCCGGAACGCATGCATCGTTTTGAACAGGAAGCGCGCGCTGCTTCGGCCCTGAATCATCCCGCCATTGTCACCATTTACGACATCGGAACTGTAGACACGACGCCCTACATCGCGATGGAGTTCGTAGACGGCAAGAATCTTCATGAGATCATTAAGGCCGGGCGTATTTCACTGAAAAAAGTCATCTCAATTGCATCGCAATTTGTAGATGGGCTGGCAAAAGCTCATGAAGCGGGTATTGTTCATCGCGATCTGAAACCGGAAAACCTGATGGTGAATGGTGATGGCTTTGTTAAGATCCTGGACTTCGGACTTGCAAAACTCAGTTATGCGCCGACTCCCGGAACATCCGATGTTCAAACTGAAACAAGCGCAGGAGTGGTTATGGGGACTGCAGCTTATATGTCCCCTGAGCAGGCTGCAGGGAAACTAGTCGATTTTCGATCGGATCAGTTTTCAGTCGGATCTATTTTGTATGAAATGGTGACCGGTCGAAAAGCTTTTGCAAAAGAGACTGCCGCTGAAACGATGGCCTCCGTCATTCGGGAAGAACCGGAATCAGTTTCGTCGATCGATGCCGCAATTCCCGGACCACTGCGATGGATCGTTGAGCGCTGCATGGCGAAGGATCCGGAGGAGCGCTACGCTTCCACACGCGATCTGGCGCGCGACCTGCAAAGCTTGCGCGATCATTTTGCGGAGATTGTCACTTCGGGAGAAACCAGGCCGTACTTGCAGAGCAGTAAGAGCAGCCGGGCAGCATTCTTGTTCGCGATCCTCACTGCCGTAATTCTTTCTGTTGCTGCAGCTATTTACTGGGCCGGCCGAAAACCTGCGCAAAAACCGGTTGTTTTTCGTTCACTCACGTATTCCGGTTCGGATTCCTCTCCCGCTGTCTCACCGAACGGTGAGCTTGTGGCGTTCCGTTCAGACCGTGATGGCGCTCCAAAAATCTGGCTCAAACAGCTCAAGAGTGGAAATGAAATTGCGCTGACAGACGGGCCGGATGATTTTCCGAGATTCTCTCCCGATGGTTCCTTTCTTCTGTTCATCCGAACGGAAGGTTCTGTTTCCTCTTTGTATCGTGTCCCCGTTTTGGGAGGAGAAGTTCGGAAAGTGGCGGATGATGTGCGAAGCGCAGACTGGTCACCGGACGGAAAGCAGATTGTATTTATTCGATGGGTTCCCTCCCGTGGAAATCTGGATTCCCACTTTCTCACTCTGAATCCGGATGGTTCCGTCGTTCGTGAGCTTGTGGTAATCCCACAAAAACAGCTTCATTACGCGCGCTGGTCTCCGAATGGAGCCTGCCTGCGGAAGCGGGAGGCCGAATGA